One stretch of Lucilia cuprina isolate Lc7/37 chromosome 6, ASM2204524v1, whole genome shotgun sequence DNA includes these proteins:
- the LOC111677219 gene encoding uncharacterized protein LOC111677219: MKPVLYYDQRSPPVRSVLMLLKILNIEVDLKFIDLFKGEQLKPTFKELNPAHTVPTLVDDNLILTDSHVILMHLCEKYQKGDLNLWSQQYKERMQVTNMLLFEASLIFRRDSEMMSEIVRKTYANIDISYHQRKMHEIYDMCEVHLKKHKYLATDYLTIADISAVTTLSTVDLMFPITGAQWPSLTMWLSVMKSLPEYEINQKGLQELKVIIEEYGKFKFPAREKEDGGEYFSEKILVPRIMDQQYICAGVPILYYDALSSQARSCHMLIKLLNINAELRPTDSITDVNFYETYTWLNSFCMLPTLVDENITLCNNHSILIYLCEKYAPLDLTNLCPKDYTSRLRIMSLLFYEGCILYKCLGYLLTDIFLAKYPNFDKDYHRAKVSNIYKTLNTFLKGHFFMVGNRLTIADISIVSTVAALNLVFPIDYEKFLNLNDWLQRLRKTDFYQYNEEGIQKLRFLLEKIGKFPFPSPFRNKETSSESDSDTTDSEENKKSDVECKNDTDMIIKNKEVDVNTRGVHDSRNVKRSYKADKSTSTDSLTELFGKNESADFDSEKLNLKTFLALGIPVLYIGPAMNNGNNFHANKYTVCVKDNSKYKKIESNLSKFNGKSNRNQLLDTDNSTDDLTTEEKDLSKATGAPNRRYKHKRKLQNKVENNDRTKFAEQDVEDFLTTAQSLELMLDKIDKTTMNKSSQTHVWGKKDSDESVREKGGNLKLNCDTNRQSNFQKFDNKNNGNSLPGTNVSDDSSLKSLIEAKLRITKGGCSHCNNCLFKHKRLKAGSNLKQQNIPSHVYDFPKITDQYKLGSKGSSDKIIQVIYHINMKRNSKFKNKYHWDISLKKNNINLNKSKIPRLISNSKRCKNTSKV; the protein is encoded by the exons ATGAAACCGGTTTTATATTACGATCAACGCAGTCCTCCGGTACGCAGCGTTTTAATgctattaaaaattcttaatattgaAGTGGATTTAAAGTTTATCGATCTATTTAAGGGTGAACAATTAAAGCCGACTTTTAAAGAG CTAAATCCTGCCCATACCGTGCCCACTCTTGTCGatgataatttaattttgactgACTCGCATGTAATTCTAATGCATTTATGCGAAAAATATCAAAAGGGCGATTTGAATTTATGGTCTCAACAATACAAAGAAAGGATGCAAGTTACTAATATGCTTTTATTTGAGGCATCTTTGATATTTCGTCGTGATAGTGAAATGATG TCTGAAATTGTTCGTAAAACATATGCTAATATCGACATATCCTATCATCAACGTAAAATGCATGAAATCTATGATATGTGTGAAGTACAtctgaaaaaacataaatatttggcTACCGATTAT TTGACTATAGCTGATATTTCTGCTGTCACCACATTGAGTACAGTTGATCTCATGTTTCCCATTACTGGTGCACAATGGCCTTCGTTGACAATGTGGTTGAGTGTAATGAAATCGCTGCCTGAATATGAAATCAATCAAAAAGGTTTGCAAGAATTAAAGGTGATAATAGAAGagtatggaaaatttaaattcccAGCTAGAGAGAAGGAGGATGGaggagaata tttcagtgAAAAAATTCTAGTTCCCAGAATTATGGATCAACAATATATTTGTGCAGGAGTTCCGATATTGTATTATGATGCCTTAAGTTCTCAAGCTCGCAGTTGTCATATGCTTATAAAATTGCTAAACATCAATGCAGAACTTCGACCCACAGATTCTATAACAGATGTAAACTTCTACGAAACCTATACATGG tTAAACTCCTTTTGCATGTTACCAACACTCGTGGATGAGAACATTACCCTATGCAATAATCActcaattttgatttatttgtgtGAGAAATATGCTCCTTtagatttaacaaatttatgtcCCAAAGATTATACATCAAGGTTACGCATAATGAGTCTGTTATTTTATGAGGGTTGTATTCTTTATAAATGTTTGGGCTATTTATTG ACTGATATCTTTTTAGCCAAATATCCCAACTTTGACAAGGATTATCATAGAGCAAAGGTATCAAATATCTATAAGACCCTGAATACATTCTTAAAGGGTCACTTCTTTATGGTGGGAAATCGA CTGACTATTGCCGATATTTCCATAGTCTCCACTGTTGCAGCTTTAAATCTCGTATTTCCCATAGATTACGAAAAGTTTCTGAATTTAAATGATTGGTTACAACGTTTAAGGAAGACGGATTTTTATCAATACAATGAAGAAGGCATTCAAAAACTAAGATTTCTATTGGAAAAGATTGGAAAATTTCCATTTCCTTCGCCATTTAGAAATAAAGAAACAagttcagaaagtgattctgatacTACGGATTCGGAAGAGAATAAGAAATCAGATGTAGAGTGTAAAAATGATACTGACATGATAATAAAGAATAAAGAGGTAGATGTAAATACTAGGGGAGTACATGATTCCAGAAATGTTAAACGGAGTTATAAGGCAGATAAAAGTACAAGCACTGACAGCTTAACAGAGTTGTTTGGAAAAAATGAGAGTGCCGATTTTGAttcagaaaaattaaatttaaaaactt TTTTAGCTTTAGGCATACCTGTTCTATATATCGGTCCGGCAATGAATAATGGAAATAACTTCcatgcaaataaatatacagTTTGCGTAAAAGATaattcaaaatacaaaaaaatcgaaTCCAATCTGTCAAAATTTAACGGCAAGTCAAATAGAAATCAATTATTGGACACAGATAATTCTACGGACGATTTAACAACGGAAGAAAAGGATTTGTCAAAAGCTACTGGTGCCCCAAACCGGAGATATAAACATAAAAGGAAACTGCAAAATAAGGTGGAAAATAATGATCGTACTAAGTTTGCAGAACAAGATGTTGAAGATTTTCTTACAACAGCTCAAAGTCTTGAATTAATGTTAG acaaAATTGATAAAACAACAATGAATAAAAGTAGCCAGACGCACGTATGGGGCAAAAAAGATTCGGATGAATCAGTTAGAGAAAAGGGAGGGAATTTGAAACTCAATTGTG atACAAATCGTCAATCAAATTTTCAGAAGTTCGATAATAAGAATAACGGAAATTCCTTGCCGGGCACAAATGTTTCTGATGATTCTTCTCTTAAGTCCCTAATAGAAGCAAAGCTGAGAATTACTAAAGGCGGCTGTAGTCATTGtaacaattgtttatttaaacacaaacgTCTGAAAGCTGGCAGTAATCTTAAACAGCAAAATATCCCATCTCATGTCTATGATTTTCCCAAGATAACTGATCAATATAAACTGGGTAGTAAGGGATCTAGTGATAAAATTATTCAAGTAATTTATCACATCAATATGAAaaggaattccaaatttaaaaataaatatcactGGGATATTTCCcttaaaaagaataatataaatCTGAACAAATCGAAAATACCAAGATTAATTTCAAATTCGAAACGTTGTAAAAATACATCGAAAGTATAA
- the LOC111677228 gene encoding probable palmitoyltransferase ZDHHC24, producing the protein MFKIRTLREIPQSPADVGCLIFLLSFVPVSFIFELCIVMPSFHEAGSIMFVLTWLGGVYIVYNIMGNFIACILEDPSIRGLMLKPPLEPQLRKHWRLCSVCELLAPPRSWHCDTCKTCILKRDHHCIFTANCVGHRNQRYFLMFLLHSLIGCAYSCIYNNLFIWWLHNDFFWNLRTAFKLVFPFLGFFMEFSWLNVYLFLYEINLVLFIYIIVLLCFHLPNILKGATTYERNLSHYDLGWKKNIEMFLGKRWYLVWLSPFLNSPLPHDGIHWENVLKQTTKNR; encoded by the exons ATGTTTAAAATTAGAACTTTACGGGAAATACCACAATCTCCAGCTGATGTGggatgtttaatatttttgctgtCGTTTGTGCCTGTAAGTTTTATTTTCGAATTGTGTATTGTAATGCCATCATTCCATGAAGCGGGCAGCATAATGTTTGTCTTAACATGGTTAGGAGGTGTTTATATTGTCTACAATATAATGGGAAACTTTATTGCCTGTATATTAGAGGATCCCAGTATAAGAG GTTTAATGCTGAAACCTCCTTTGGAACCGCAACTACGTAAACATTGGCGTTTGTGTAGTGTGTGTGAACTTTTGGCTCCGCCACGCTCTTGGCATTGCGATACCTGTAAAACATGCATTCTCAAGAGGGATCATCATTGCATTTTCACCGCCAATTGTGTGGGTCATCGTAATCAACGttactttttaatgtttctCCTACATTCTCTTATCGGTTGTGCCTATTCGTGTATCTATAACAATTTGTTCATTTGGTGGCTGCATAATGATTTCTTTTGGAATTTACGTACGGCTTTTAAGCTTGTTTTTCCATTCTTAGGTTTCTTTATGGAGTTTTCCTGGCTTAATGTTTATCTCTTTTTGTATGAaatcaatttagttttatttatctatatcattgtacttttatgttttcatctgCCCAATATCCTGAAAGGTGCCACTACTTATGAACGTAATTTATCTCATTATGATTTGGGTTGGAAGAAgaatattgaaatgtttttggGCAAACGTTGGTATTTAGTGTGGTTGTCGCCTTTTTTGAATAGTCCTCTTCCGCATGATGGTATACATTGGGAGAATGTTTTAAAACAGACAACAAAAAATCGTTAA
- the LOC111677217 gene encoding protein PTCD3 homolog, mitochondrial translates to MHLARRLQHLPKNVNVRLIKTTSKVAAANTEEKIVIPNRIHRSPTDILQALSATVGRDPTAPHYKYHDDPFLIPTSNVAKRTFAMAQESGRKAAKWIKEEHRQLFQHQEAQPPIEAFAPKMVFTEESEVSGQTLDQLIKQSEIQDAVFVYNLMKQKGVEISNEQRQSLLELISFYNNEEPLPEEYYEERWFKQNNEAQQRHRKTWKDGDLAEQIFNEIEPKTANTYAAIIRGMAKYYQADRAYALFQEALEKQFQLDTYTYNSIISNANFLKENVDQRWELCKDLLQQMKQQQLKPNLGTMNSLLECISTFGNYKLARTSALQVLSEFKKLGIDPSLGTYYYVLIIFCRERGPVSHVIVDILNEIEGKEFKIQHPKDTFFFTTAMDVCRNHLHDRALAKKVNDLLHTGNNYELIGDTYKESIYYRHYFALLCQTSTIEEFMETYDLLVPNIYIPEPGIMEEILKMVELNNSFELMPRLWSDMVIFDHINRESLLTRSLKIMINNKPDVSKKHEEQLPAQFAKVALDIYNKIEESESRQKKLSFTGHMIGDILSLLVRGGNWEKAVEVFANIDKNQHRIPGTPSEACLMEFIEASIENKAPSQALLCLQYAVENNMDGLVLAQRINKGFTLNEVHLSKMKSLVGDSFLKQ, encoded by the exons ATGCATTTAGCACGACGTTTACAACATTTACCCAAAAATGTAAATGTACGTTTAATAAAGACGACTTCAAAAGTGGCAGCCGCTAACACTGAAGAAAAAATTGTCATACCCAATCGCATACACAGATCACCCACAGATATTTTACAAGCATTATCTGCTACTGTGGGTAGAGATCCTACAGCTCCTCATTACAAATATCACGATGATCCCTTTTTGATACCCACTTCAAATGTGGCCAAGCGCACCTTTGCCATGGCTCAAGAATCTGGTCGTAAGGCCGCCAAATGGATTAAAGAGGAACATAGACAACTGTTTCAA CATCAAGAAGCTCAACCACCCATTGAAGCTTTTGCCCCCAAAATGGTTTTCACTGAAGAATCTGAAGTTTCTGGACAAACTCTAGATCAGCTGATAAAGCAGTCCGAAATTCAGGAtgctgtttttgtttataacctCATGAAACAGAAGGGTGTAGAAATTAGTAACGAACAACGTCAAAGCCTTTTAGAGTTGATTTCTTTCTACAATAATGAAGAGCCTTTGCCTGAGGAGTATTACGAAGAACGTTGGTTTAAGCAGAATAATGAAGCTCAACAGCGCCATCGTAAGACCTGGAAAGATGGTGATTTAGCTGAacagatttttaatgaaattgaacCAAAAACAGCCAATACTTATGCGGCCATTATCAGGGGTATGGCTAAATATTACCAG GCTGATCGCGCATATGCCCTCTTCCAGGAAGCTTTGGAGAAGCAATTCCAATTGGACACCTATACATATAATTCCATCATTAGTAACGCTAACTTCCTCAAAGAAAACGTCGATCAACGTTGGGAATTGTGTAAAGATCTATTGCAACAAATGAAACAACAGCAATTGAAACCAAACTTGGGCACCATGAACTCTTTACTGGAGTGTATTAGCACTTTTGGCAATTACAAATTGGCACGTACCTCTGCTCTCCAAGTTTTATCGGAATTCAAGAAATTGGGCATTGATCCCAGTTTGGGAACATACTATTATGTACTCATTATCTTTTGCCGTGAAAGAGGTCCCGTTTCACATGTTATTGTtgacattttaaatgaaattgagggcaaagaatttaaaatacaacatcCCAAAGATACATTCTTCTTTACGACTGCCATGGATGTGTGTCGCAATCATTTACATGATCGTGCTCTGGCCAAAAAAGTCAACGATTTGTTACACACCGGCAATAATTATGAATTGATTGGTGATACTTATAAAGAATCGATTTACTATAGACATTACTTTGCTTTACTCTGTCAAACTAGCACAATAGAGGAGTTCATGGAAACGTATGATTTGCTGgtgccaaatatttatatacctgAGCCCGGTATAATggaggaaattttaaaaatggtaGAACTTAATAATTCTTTTGAATTAATGCCTCGCTTATGGTCTGATATGGTAATATTCGATCATATTAATCGTGAGAGTTTGCTAACACGTTCcttgaaaataatgataaacAACAAACCGGATGTTAGTAAAAAACACGAAGAACAATTGCCAGCTCAATTCGCTAAAGTGGCTTTagatatttacaacaaaattgaAGAGTCTGAGAGTAGACAAAAGAAATTATCCTTTACCGGTCATATGATTGGTGATATTTTGTCCTTGTTAGTGCGTGGTGGCAATTGGGAAAAGGCTGTCGAAGTTTTCGCCAACATAGATAAAAATCAACATCGTATTCCCGGCACTCCTTCAGAGGCTTGTCTTATGGAATTTATTGAAGCTTCCATAGAAAATAAGGCTCCTTCTCAAGCGCTGCTCTGTCTGCAATATGCCGTTGAAAACAATATGGATGGTTTGGTGTTAGCTCAGCGTATCAATAAAGGTTTTACATTGAATGAAGTGCATCTATCAAAGATGAAATCTTTGGTAGGTGATAgttttttaaagcaataa